AAAATCCCCACCatggccgggtgccgtggctcacgtctgtaatgccagcactttgggaggctgaggcaggcagatcacttgagtccaggagttcgagatcagcctggacaacatagaaagacctctgtctctactaaagatatgaaaaattagccagggtgtagtgtcctgtgcctgtaatccccgatactcaggaggctgagatgggaggattgcttaaatccaggaggtggaggctgcagtgagctgtgatcacaccactgcactccagcctaggcaacagagtgagatcctgtctcaagaaataaaaacaacaggctgggcatggtggctcatgcctgtaatcccagcacttcgggaggctgaggcgggtagatcacctaaggtcggaaatttgagaccagcctgaccaacacggcgaaaccccgtctctactaaaaatacaaaattagccgggtgtggtggtgcacgcctgtaatcccagctactcgagaggctgaggcaggagaattgcttgaactaggaggtggaggctgcagtgagctgagatcacatcattgcactccagcctgggcaacaacggCAAAAcggcgtctcaaaaaaaaaaaaaaaaaaagaaaagaagaaccacCAAAAATGTCCCCACCTCATAGGCCTGCGCAGATCGAGGGTTATTAAGTGTTCAGTCAAGCGTCTGATATGCCAACCCCAAAGTGCTCGGCACACAGAGGCACCGTCATCCACGCCACCATTGCCATCAGCATCGCCCACGGTCATTGTTTTCTTCCCCAGGTCCCCCCCCACCTGTCAAAATGCCGATCCTGAAGAATCTAGGAGTATCAGACCCTAAGGTGCCCCGGGCGGGAACCCTGCCCCTGAGATCCTCTCGGAACCCCTTTGAAGAAGTTTCGgggctggaggaagaggaggccgGGGAGCCGGGGTCCCTCCCCAATGGAGCATCTTGCCGCCGCCGGGCCACCCTGGAGAAGCTGGCAGGCCTGTCCCCCTTCCGGCTGGGCTGGGCCCCGGGCCGGCGGGCAGGCAGCCCTGGAGATGGGCAGCCCCGCTCTTTCTTGGGCCGAGTGCTGGTACCAGGGTTACGAAGGAGCTCGGCAGATTTTGGCCTCCTGGCCCGGCTGCAGGGGACCCGAGCCCATGGCGACGAGGAATCAGCGGGGGAGGCCGCCCGGAGACTGGCCTTCCTGAAACTGGGGCGTGGGTCCAAGCCCCAGCGTGCGTCCCTGGCTGAGAGGGTGGTGCCTGCAGGGGAGGCAGCTCCAGAGCCCCCACCAAAGGTCCCGGAGCCCCCAAAGATGAAGGAGCCGTTGTCAGGTGAGTCCGGGCCCTGACCCAGTGCTGGGAGAATCCCGGTGCCCATGGCCTTCCCCAGCCCTGGTGGTCTCAGGCTCCATACTTAACCCCATCCCAGCTGCCACCTGTGACCCCAGCCTCCAATTCACACATCTAACGCACATGTCCCAACTCCATGATGGCTCCAGCCCACTACCACATCCGTCCTAATCGCTGTCATCGACCTTCCTCTTGAGCGCCACCTGATCACGGGTGCTCACCCGCAATCTCCGCCGCCTCCCCCTGCCGTCTGCAGCCCCACTCCTACGTCTAACGCCACAAGAATCCCTGATTTTGGTCCCATCTCTCCCCCCTTTCCTCTCTATCCccaatctatttatttatttattttcatttcattttattttttgagacagagtctcactttgttgcccaggctggagtgcaatggcgcaatctcagcttactgaaactctccagtttaagcaattctctcaccttagcctcccgggtagctgggattacagacacccgccatcatgtctagctaatgtttgtaattttttagagacagggtttcaccatgttaaccaggctggcctcaaactcctgacctcaagtgacctgcctgctttgtcctcccaaagcactgggatgacaggtgtaagcctgagcaatttctttttctttctttccttttttttttttttttttttttttgagacagagtctcactctgtcaccaggctggagtggtgcagtggctcaatctagactgactgcaacctctccctcttgggttcaagtgagtctcatgcctcagcctccctagtagctgggatcacaggcacatgcctggctaatttttgtatttttagtaggtaccgggtttcaccatgtgggccaggatggtctcgatctcctgacctagtgatcctccctccttggcctcctaaagtgctgggattgcaggcgtgagccaccacacccggcccaatttCTCCTTTTTGTGAGGACACCACTCACATGCAGATTAGAGTCTACATGTGAATTCATCTTAATTTGATTGCCTCAGTAAAGACCCTCTTTCAAAATCAGGTGACATTCTGATGTACTGGGGTGAAGCCttcacatgatttttttctggGGGGACATAATTCAACCCCTAACACCACCCCATCTTCATCCTCAGCCCCCATTCCTACTTCAAGCCCCAGTCTCTTCCTCAGCAATGCCTTTCATGTTCTCACCCCACATGTATTCCAACCCCACCCTCAATCTCTGTCTGAGACACACCCCAAACCTTCTCCTACAGCCCacccttttctttaaaatgccatctgtttgccgggcgcggtggctcaagcctgtaatcccagcactttgggaggctgaggcgggtggatcacaaggtcgagagatcgagaccaacctggtcaacatggtgaaaccccgtctctactaaaaatacaaaaaattagctgggcatggtggcgcgtgcctataatcccagctactcaggaggctgaggcaggagaattgcctgaacccaggaggcggaggttgcggtgagccgagatcgcgccattgcactccagcctgggtaacaagagcgaaactctgtctttaaaaaaaaaaaatgccatttgtctttggagatggggtctcactctatctcccaggctggaggctagCCTGCAGGGGTGCAATCATGGCTGTTTGcggccctgacctcctgggctcaagcaatcctcccactttagcctcctgaatagttgggaccacaggcacacgccaccacatctagctaatttttacattttttggagggatggggtctcactgtgttgctcgggttggtcttgaactcctggcctcaagcgatcctcctgcctcagcttcccaatgtgctggaattacaggtgtgagccactgcgcccggcccaaacgCCATAGCTAATGTCATCGTCTATGTCCAACACCACAGCAACCCCCAACTGGCCCATTCTTCCCCATGTCCACCTTCAACCCTTTTTCACTGTTTTGGTCTCCTTTTAACCCCTAACCTCAGGCCCCTCTCACCCATTTCCCTCCGGcgacctcctttttttttcttccattgagatggggtctcactctgtctgtcgcccaggctggagtcaatggttcaatctcggctcactgcaacctctgctgcctgggttcaagcaattctcctgtctcaacctctcgagtagctggaattatagatgtgtgccaccatgcctggctaatattttttggttttgtgtttgtatttatagcagagacggggttttgccatgttggtcaggctggtctcaggctcctgaccttgagtgattcacccatctcgacctcccaaagtgctgggattagaggcatgagccaaccCACCCGGTCAGCAACCTCCTTATTCAGCCCTATTCACGTTCCTAGTCCTTCCTCAGCCCccgtttctttcttttcttttcttttcttttttttttgagatggagtctcactctgtgtcactcaggctggagtgcagtggctcgatctcggctcactacaacctccacctcccgggttcaagcaattctcctgccttagcctcccaagtagctgggattacagaggcctgccaccacatccagctaatttctgtatttttagtagagacagggtttcaccattttgaaccggctggtcttgaactcctgaccttgtgatccacctgcttcagcctcctaaagtgcttgaactacagtcgtgagccactgagcctgccCCCCCATTTCAATTCCAACTCCAAACTCAACCTCCTCTTCATCCCTAATCTATCTTCACCCCTATCCTGAGTCCCAATCCTAAACCCCCATCCCCAACCTCCATCTTCATTTCCATCCACGTTCCTATTCTCAAGCCCAACTCACTTCCACAATTCATCTTGAAACTCACATCAGTCTTGATGTCCTTTCCACCCTCAGCTTTCGCCTACATTCCCCTCCCCCACGTCTCCAACCCCATCCCTACCCAGACCCCACTGCCATTCTTGCCTCcttccccatttcttttcttttcttttttttttttttttagacagagtttcgctcttgtgacccaggctggagtgcaatggcgcgatctcggctcaccgcaacctccgcctcctgggttcaggcaattctcctgccccagcctcccgagtagctgggattacaggcacgcaccaccatgcccagctaattttttgtatttttagtagagacggggtttcaccatgttgaccaggacggtctcgatctcttgacctcgtgatccacccacctcggcctcccaaagtgctgggattacaaggcgtgagccaccgcgcccggcttccttcTCCATTTCTGTCCAGACTCCCGCCCCACCTCACGCTAACCCTCAACTCCCGCATCCCAAACCCCACCTTAACTCCATCCTCACCTCCAGCCCCATCCTCATCGCTGTCCCAATCCCCATCTTCATCCACCATCCCCAACCCTGCCTTTATCTCTGCTCCCCGAGCCTGCACCCTGCCTGCTCTTAGCCCTGAGGCCTGAGCTGCTCCAGGGCTGGGGACCTCAGGAGCGCCTTTTCTGTCCTCCGATGCCCTCCAGGTTCTAGCCGGAGGCTATTTCGGCTGCAGCTCCCAGGGGACTGGGAGGGCACTGGAGGGAGGTGAGGAGGGGGTGAATAGAACCCCGCCTTCTGGAAACGGATGGGCAGAAATAGCGCTGGCCAGGAAATAGTTTCTCTGCCAGGGAGGAAGTGGAGGGGGGTGGAGGTGTTGAGGGTAACCCTGGGCTGTCGGGACCCTCCTTCAGCCTCAGAGGCCTTCCAGCCCCACAACTCCCCTTCCTCGAGGCAGTCTGAACTCATCAGAGGGCCAGATCACCCCACAGCGATCCCCACCCCAAAAAGACCCCATCAATTGTCCCATATCCTCTCCCAATCTCCAACTCCTCACCCTACCCCTCCTGCTCGCACTGGCTGCGTCCATCCCTCTTCCCCCTTACCTGGCTCCTCTCTcgaccctcccacctcctccGACCCCTCCTCCATTTCTCTGTCCCCCAACCTCCCCAGATGCCTTCCTCAGatacatgcatttttcttttctctctcttttaagtttttacttatttatttttgagatggagtctcgctcaatatgttgcccaggccggagtgcagtggcgcgatctgggctcactgcaacctccgcctcccggcttcgagagattctcccgcctcagcctcccgagtagctggggttccaggcgcccatcaccacgcttggctgatttttgtgtttttagtagagatggagttttgccatgttggccaggctggtcttgaactcccgacctcaaatgatccactggcctcggcctccgaaagtgctgggataacgggCGTGAGTGAGCCCCTCACCCTGCCCCCTCCTCTACATCCTTCCCCCTACACCCTTCTTTCTCGCTCTTCTCCAGGCCCTTCTCTGCTCCCACACCTTCCTGCCTTCTGTAACTCTCTTCCCtcatctcctttcccttcctaaGCACCCCTACCTTCACCCCCGCGTCTGgcaccccctcctccccaccccatcgCTGACCTCCCGCCTCCCCTCTCTTACCCGCAGTGCTGGAGATTCTGAGCCTGATCCAGCAGCGCGAGCTCGCGCGCGCCGACGAGCACATCCTGGAGCTGGAGGCCGAAGAGCTGGCGTCGTCGGGGGGCGGCGCACCGGGGCCTCCCAAGGCCGAGGGCGCTGGCGGGGGCCGCCGGGCGCGGGACGTGGCGCTGCTGTACGAGGCCCTGCAGCGCGAGCTGTGGGCGCTGGTGCGCGAGACGCTGGCGGGCCCCGGGCCGGGCGCGGGCGCCggggcgggcgcggtggcgcagCTGGGCCAGGTGCTGGTGCAGGAGGAGGCGGCCGACGGGCGTCGGGGGCCCGAGGCGGCTCGCAAGCTGCGCGTCCGCTGGGCCGAGGCCGTGGCGCGCGCAGCCCGGGAGCGCCTGGAGGCGGCGGCGCCCGGGGCGCCCGGGGGTCTGGCGGGGCAGCTGGAGGCGCTGCGGGCGCGGCTGCTGGAGGATATGGCCGTGGTGCGGGGCCGCCTGGCGCCCGCCTACCCCGCCGGCCTGGGCGCCTTCAGCGTCTACCTGCGCGGCTACCACGGGGCCCTGGCCGAGTGGCTGGGGGCCTCTGCCCGGCGCAGGCTGCCGCTGGCCGACCGCTACGCGCTGCTGCATTGGCACAACCAGGTGTACCCCAGGTGAGCTggactctgttgcccaagatCGCGTGGaacccccagccccacctcctaGCGCTGGCCTCTTCAGACCCTAAGGACCTTGGGACAGCTGACCCACCAGTCCTAGCACCTTAACACCATCGACCCATCCATCCAGTCGTCAGCACCGCTGACAGTGACAGTCCTAGAATCTTACTGCTACCCAGGCTCTCGGTTCCAGCACCATGGACCCTCCCAGTCCTGGAAGAGTCCGGCACCACTGTGGTCCGAGAACCTCAGCGCTCTGTCAACACTTACACTCTGGAGAGCCTCACTGTCCACCCTTCCAGTCCTGCACTCTTAGCACCGTGAATTCCTCTAGTCTTAGAATGTTGGCTCCTAAAATCTCAGCACCATTCATTCTTCTAGACCTGCAACCTTAGCATCATGGGCACTTACACTCCTAGCAACGAACACTGATGCTTCCAGTTTGAGATTCCTAGCACGCCCACCCTTTCAGACCTAGAACCTGTTGGCACCACTGACTCTTCCAATGACACAATGTTAGCACCATCGACAATTTCAGTTCTAGTAGCTCAGCACCGTGGACCCGCTAGATCTTGGCATCGTGACACTTAACGCTATTTCGATCTTCACCCTTCCAGTCCTGGAGTTTTAGCACTGTTGACCATTCCTTCTTAGAACCACAGCCCCACTGACCCTTAAACCTTAACATGATGACacttagaattctagaatcctacacTGCTCTCTTTAGAGCCTAGGGGATTAGTACTGTTGACGCTTCCAATCTTAGAACTTTAGAATTTATGACTCCACTACAGAAGCTTAGTACCACTGAACTTTGGAATCCTAAGCCTTCACCTCATTGCCTCTTTTGGTCTTAGAACCTCTACGCTGTTGATCCTTCCAGTTTtaggacttttatttatttattttgagacagagtcttgctctgtcacccaggctggagtgcagtgctatgatatctgctcaatgcagcctccacctcccaggttcaagcaattctcctgcctcagcttcccgagtagctgggattacaggtgcctgccactatgcccagctaatgtttgtatttttagtagagatggagtttcaccatactggtcaggctggtctcaaactcctaacctcaggtgacccagtctgtctcggcctcccaaagtgctgggattatatgtgtgagccaccacattgacctgattttttgtatttttagcagaggcgggggtttttaccatgttggcccaggctggtttcaaactcctgatctcaagtgatccagccacctttgcctcccaaagtgtgggattacaggtgtgagccaccatgttttaGAACTTTAGGCCCAGTTTTAGGACTTCAGTGCTGTTTGCCCCTTAAATTCTTTAAGGGCCGAGACTAGAGCCTCAATACCACGGTCCCTCCCAGTCTTGGAATCTGATTACTGTTGAGCCTTTTCGTCCTAAAACATACCCATTC
This genomic interval from Saimiri boliviensis isolate mSaiBol1 chromosome 14, mSaiBol1.pri, whole genome shotgun sequence contains the following:
- the EXOC3L2 gene encoding exocyst complex component 3-like protein 2 isoform X2 yields the protein MPILKNLGVSDPKVPRAGTLPLRSSRNPFEEVSGLEEEEAGEPGSLPNGASCRRRATLEKLAGLSPFRLGWAPGRRAGSPGDGQPRSFLGRVLVPGLRRSSADFGLLARLQGTRAHGDEESAGEAARRLAFLKLGRGSKPQRASLAERVVPAGEAAPEPPPKVPEPPKMKEPLSVLEILSLIQQRELARADEHILELEAEELASSGGGAPGPPKAEGAGGGRRARDVALLYEALQRELWALVRETLAGPGPGAGAGAGAVAQLGQVLVQEEAADGRRGPEAARKLRVRWAEAVARAARERLEAAAPGAPGGLAGQLEALRARLLEDMAVVRGRLAPAYPAGLGAFSVYLRGYHGALAEWLGASARRRLPLADRYALLHWHNQVYPREVLGLVDIAALENGELGPLLSPGTLRGLEDECVTDVKAQTRAALLRVLQEDEERWGSLEDQPSSLAQAVCELLEEHTERAPRISQEFGERMAHCCLGGLAEFLQSFQQRVERFHENPAVRELLPDTYISKTITLVNCGPPLRALAERLARVGPPESEPAREASASALDHVTRLCHRVLADLLFQELQSARWGTCFLNQIQEVESGSNPASSPEGRYIVHEFKKYVLKFLISLSLSLSLSLSLSLSLYGVSLCHQAVMQWHNLSSVQPLPPEFK